A DNA window from Pogona vitticeps strain Pit_001003342236 chromosome 2, PviZW2.1, whole genome shotgun sequence contains the following coding sequences:
- the LOC110070836 gene encoding uncharacterized protein LOC110070836 isoform X1, translating to MPLTRSQVAEMGEVKDPQVDQGSEDEFGSVQGDSTGEQNPELRKLLLAQQHELRMRQFEMEEREREERLEREKRQFELERERERMEREERMEREKIALEKERMAFELRKLEMMNQNNNNNRDSEGGQLSKADLKKFPVYHKGDCPEVFFSLVERAFVDFSVRETEKMTIMRSLISGSLAEVYAEMPEELMKDFAEFKKLVFARHGINAEQLRQRFRSLTKKPEQTFTQVGAQLVRLLEKWLSQEGTETFQQLKDLIALEQFYSVLHGELKFQVRERKPKSVAEAAEIADFISQIRKPLGEGKSVGKPKETYSKYSQGPGKSQQGGGAHGEGKPSDMKLRPQILEGKPKQDERESKYTRKCYFCQGKGLLISECEKLKQLKGMVPQESSGTKPKAVFCVQKEQGSLSLREPVAMATQSGTATSADQAEENGPLVEVRRCLLVRTDSQLFETAGVDVGILDRQYRGLRDTCSQVTLCHPDIIPREYVIPNESMKVAGIEGQIISLPVAEVPVNFQGWRGVWRLAISSTLPAAVLVGNDLAEHVKRVLVITRSQATTGTVQGSNDEPETEAGGGSSEAVVETLTTDSRFGQEQKADATLQKCFEQVTDAQLTPETPVRFLEKKGILYRETLRNISKGGDGIRSQLVVPEKYRPMILQRGHSDMFAAHLGVNKTQQRITQNFYWPDIGKQIREFCKQCDECQRQGNSRDRTKAKLCPLPVIDTPFKCIGVDIVGPLPKATKRGNRFILTIVDHATRYPEAIPLTNIETNTVADALVGYMSRMGFASEIITDLGASFTSKLMKRLWQICGIKHKETTAYHPESNGLTEKFNGTLMRMIRAYLAENPNNWDQKLQSLLFAYRSVPQASTGFSPFELLFGRRVKGPLDLIKQNWEQITQDDPQDVVTYINSLRKDLKRNLELATETLQAQKVRKKVWDDQKAGERHFNPGEGVLWPRLCKENKLQLGSPEVKYLGHIVGGGVIKPLEAKIEAVRDWPRPNTKRKVKSFLGLVGYYRKFIPRFSEIAAPLTDLTRKKTDDRIPWTSDCEAAFQRLKEALVQYPVLRAPDFDREFIIYTDASNSGVGAVLCQEDENGDQHPVSYLSRKLQKGERHLATVEKECLAIVYAIQKAKPYIWGRHFVLCTDHSPLEWLKTMKTHNSKLMRWALNLQDYDFEVKVVRGSVNCVADALSRRPED from the coding sequence atgcccttgactcgaagccaagtggcagaaatgggtgaagtgaaagacccccaggttgaccaaggttctgaggatgaatttggctcagtgcaaggtgacagcacaggagagcagaacccagaactcagaaaattgctcctagcccaacaacatgaactgaggatgaggcaatttgaaatggaggaaagggaaagagaagaaagattagagagagaaaaaagacaatttgaattagagagagagagagagagaatggagagggaagaaagaatggagagagagaaaattgctctggaaaaagaaaggatggcgtttgaattaaggaaattggaaatgatgaaccagaataataataacaatagggattctgagggaggccaattgtctaaagctgacctgaagaaattccctgtgtaccacaagggagattgtcctgaggtgttcttttccttagtggaaagagcgtttgtggacttctcagtgagggaaactgagaagatgaccatcatgcgatctttaatcagtggtagcctggctgaggtctatgccgagatgcctgaggaactgatgaaagattttgcagagtttaaaaaactggtgtttgcaagacatgggataaatgcggaacagctgaggcaaagattcaggtccctcaccaagaaaccagaacagacttttacccaagtgggggcccaattggtgaggctgcttgagaaatggctatctcaggaggggacagagacctttcaacagcttaaagatttgatagcgctggaacagttctattcagtcctgcatggggaattgaaattccaggtgagggaaaggaaaccaaaatctgtggcagaagccgccgagattgcagattttatttcgcaaataagaaagcccttgggtgaggggaaatctgtaggtaaacccaaagaaacctacagcaagtactctcagggaccagggaaaagccagcaagggggaggggcccatggtgaagggaagccctcagacatgaaactaagacctcagattttggagggaaaaccaaaacaagatgaaagagaatcaaaatacaccagaaaatgttatttctgtcagggaaagggccttctaatctcagagtgtgagaaattaaagcagctaaaaggaatggtgcctcaggagtcgagtggaaccaagccaaaagctgtgttctgtgtccagaaagagcaaggctcattgtcactgagggagcctgttgccatggcgactcaatctggaacagctacctctgctgatcaggctgaggaaaatggtcctcttgtagaagtcaggcgctgcctgctggtgagaacagattctcagttgtttgagacagcaggggtggacgtaggaatacttgaccgtcagtatagggggctgcgggacacttgttctcaggtgaccctgtgccatccagatattattcctagggaatatgtaatcccaaatgagagcatgaaggtggcagggattgaggggcagataatctcactgccagtcgcggaggtacctgtgaactttcaaggctggaggggagtttggcggctagcgatttcatcgactctgccagcagccgtgctcgtgggaaatgacctggctgaacatgtgaaaagggtgctagtgattacacgttcacaagccaccacggggacagttcaggggagtaatgatgagccagagacggaagcaggtggggggagttcagaagctgtggtggaaaccttaaccacagacagcagatttggacaagagcaaaaggcagacgccactctccaaaagtgttttgaacaggtgactgacgcccagctaacacctgaaaccccagtgagatttctggagaaaaaggggattttatatagagagaccctgaggaatatctcaaaagggggagatgggatcagaagtcagctggtggtacctgaaaagtatcgccccatgatcttacaaagggggcactctgacatgtttgctgcgcacttaggggtgaacaaaacacagcagagaatcacacagaatttctactggcctgacataggaaaacagatcagggagttctgtaaacaatgtgatgagtgtcaaaggcaggggaatagccgcgacaggaccaaagcaaagttgtgccctttgcctgtgattgacactccgttcaaatgcataggggtggatattgtgggacctttgcccaaggccacaaagagggggaacaggttcattctcaccattgtggaccatgccacgaggtaccctgaagccatacccttgactaacattgaaactaacacagtggcagatgccttggtggggtatatgtccaggatgggatttgcctcagaaataatcacagatttgggcgcatcgttcacatcaaagctcatgaaacgcttatggcagatctgtggaattaagcacaaggaaaccactgcctatcatcctgaaagtaatgggttaactgagaagttcaatgggactctaatgcgcatgattagggcttacttggcagagaatccaaacaattgggaccagaagctgcaatcccttttgtttgcttatcgatcagtgccacaagccagtaccgggttcagtccatttgaacttttatttgggagaagggtgaaagggccccttgatttgatcaaacaaaattgggagcagatcacccaggatgacccacaagacgttgtgacatatataaactctttaaggaaggacctaaagagaaacctagagctagcaacagaaaccctgcaagctcaaaaggtcagaaagaaagtttgggatgaccagaaagccggggagaggcactttaacccaggggagggagtgctttggcctaggctctgcaaagaaaacaaactgcagctgggtagcccagaagtaaaatacttgggtcacatagtagggggaggagtgataaaacccctggaggccaaaatagaagcagttcgtgattggcctagacccaacaccaagagaaaagtcaaatcatttcttgggttggtgggctactacagaaagttcatcccgaggtttagcgagattgcggctccgctgaccgatctgacgaggaagaagactgatgaccgcatcccgtggaccagcgactgtgaggcggcgttccagaggttgaaggaggcgctcgtccagtatccagtgctgcgggctccagacttcgaccgggagttcatcatctacaccgatgcgtctaacagcggggtaggagcagttctgtgccaggaggatgagaatggtgaccagcatccagtgtcctacctgagtaggaaacttcaaaaaggtgagagacatttggcaaccgtggagaaggagtgtttggccatagtctacgcgatccagaaggccaagccttacatctggggaagacattttgttctgtgcactgaccattcaccactggaatggttaaagacaatgaaaacccacaatagcaaacttatgaggtgggctttaaacctacaggactatgactttgaagtgaaggtggtcagagggtcagtgaactgtgttgctgacgccttgtcaagaagacctgaagattga